The DNA sequence GTGTAGGTacacctattctattctattctctgtgggagtgtaagtacctgcacctggctctctcgagtggaacctttgtgcatatccccaaggtctaaactgccttcctaagcttggaccatttcccaccacgctggtctactgcgggttggtgggttcacatatctagatgtgctaaatctagatatgcaggtttcctcacaatgttttccttcaccgtaagagcgatggtatacattgtacttaagttaaaggaactcattggtacatgtcagcgccgggattcgaactcgcatctcttgcgtgagaagcgagcgcttacccgactgagctaccaccgctcttgtAGGTACACCGAAACGGCAGCTTGTTTATTCCTTGAATCTGGCTGTTTAACCCCTGTATATTGTATCATGTTTACGTTCCTACGGTATGGTACAGCTACGCACTACAGGGGGCTGGTACAAAGAAGTAACCTACAGGGTTTCTGCCAATCTTCATTCgcaataataaaaatcctttaaaattaaataagttgtatttatttttgtacaaagaataaaaaaataagcttaAGGATTTACAGAACATTAGGTACATTCCTATTCCTACTTagatatacttaatacatataCACAAACACCtagaattatttatacataattaagtaaacAGGAGTGCAATGTGCTTAAATGTTGTGGAGAATATCACTTTGAGGAGCTGGTCCAGTTCAGTTTACCCTTTTGTAGTGCCTTTTGGCTGGTCTTGCAGCTTTATCATGGCTTAATGTCTGAAAAAGATAACATAATgataaaactttttattacaacACATAACTTATGCCTGCAATGTAGAAATAGTCTTTCAGCCTTATCTCTACAAGTACTCAGAAGGGAAACataagcactgagctaatatTTCGCAGAGCAAACTTATCCAGAATGGTTAAAGCTCATGCTATAATTATCTACTACTCAgttattcataaaattttagtGAAAAAgaggggttccgctcatctcgcataatctttattgaccaaaactcatttcgcataactcatatggtctaaacttttttggccgaaccatcactttgccaagacttatgtggcataaggctcgtttcgtctaaaactctttaggcacaatctttaaacacctaagtttcgtttgctcaaatttatgttcgtctatacctatgtataatcttgtttctcgtaatattatcttaataaataatatattaagtacgtagtaaatgtacaaattgtggtatttttctcctacatcccgaaaatcacgatattgtatgatcaaaaaatcgaaagttaacgaccaatataattattacaaaccccatgagatcgaaacctaaaaataggtgcgacgacgagcaaagcgaggaggagcgtgttaggtgcacatgttcatcaaaaccaaagcggagcgcagcgaagcggagcggagcgtttttcaaacagcggaaacaatacaaggcaccagtttgcgctatgtagggagacgctccgtcaaagttaaagccaaaataatattattactttgtataaacctaataaacctatgccataacattattaggctattcaagatttggccataccattattaggcttaacaatgttatgcgaaataactttttactaaacgagatttatgccatacgattttcggcgtaacgagactttgaccaaacgttactatgcaatacgagattaggcaaataaatcttatgccaaaaaaggtagaaccgaaaAAGAGTTATCTGTCCTCCCTAATATTGATATGTAACTGTAACTACTTACCACAACCACTCCTTCATCAGTAAACTTGTAATGGCGTTTAGTCTTATATTCTGAATCAGGGATCAATGACTCTGTTAATAATTCATCATCTCCAATAATTACTGTTTTGCTCTGAAAAAGTTTATACGAATTATAAGTTAGTACtacattatgaaaataaatagtttgcATCATgcataacaataaattaaaatacaaagtaGTTACTTTGAGAGTTGTGTCCGGCATTTTTTCATCATATTCCTCGCCAAGTGTAAAAGTGGATTCTATTGTCCTCATCATGGATGTGCTTTTAATAGTCATTTTATCTCCATCCAATGAAATTTCCATCAATGGGGATGACATACTCATCATCTTGCGGGCTAGATATGGAACACCTGAAAAGATaatgaaataagtacttaattacgtGCTTAtctaattattgtaaatatgtagCTACATAAAAACAAACCTATCCAATCAAATGTCTAGGTTACCTTAATTTTCGACAAAGAATTAAAGCATTTgtaccgaaaataaaaaaataaatgatcaAAAACATGTTCTTGTGTGTTTATGTAaactaaatatgtattataaaatacaagaATACATTTATCAACCACTTACCAACCGCAGAGAAATAATCATCAATATCTTCGTTTTTAAAGTGCTGATATTTCCCCGGAATCGAAGGCATTTTGATtgaatttttacttaaataattattttaaacaaaataaactttcTACTTTGTGCAAGTCAGATAACACACAGACTATCTCAATGCGTCCACCTTTGACAGCTGCTATAGCACAGTGGGCAACTTGTTGCGTGATCTTTTCGGCTTGTTATCGGGTTATCGTTTTTATCTCAggtttttcataataatttacctactttcttCAATTATTCTcggttaagtaggtacttatattaatcGAGCACGTAGCTGATAAACCTAAACATAGTGATTAAAGTGTTTCTgataaaacaatacaatacaacaaaTCCATCGAATGCATCGAAACGACGACCATCAAGCTAGTAGGAAATTTGATCTAAAATAGAGACCTCTGTAGagaacttatttatttatgaataaggaATTTAACAAGAAGGATTTGGAGATAAAGGTCTTCTAGGAGATTATACTGCGGTCATTTTTCCGGTTATAGCACCagaaatatttagtttaatttacgtttttttgaTATAATGTTGtttactaaaaacaataaagtgGGGTACATTTTCAAGTCTCTTTTCGTGGtacaaagtatttattttgtttgttgagAACTACCTACATGATGGACATTTGGACATCACTTAGCATGTCAAATTTGACATGACAACACTTTTTTAGTCTGTGATTTCGGCATTGCACATCACTAGCGCGGGGTGCGGTGCGGTGTTGTGTTTTGTGAGTGAGTGACGTGATATTTCGATGTTTTGATCTGAAACTTTGAACAGGAAATTaaagtattattaaatttaagctTTAACTGTGAATACAATACGTTGGTTAAGTAATTACACTTAATACTTTAATTGTAAGTTAGATTATCAGTTTAAACACATCTGACGTTACCTGTTACGCGATAATTGTTGTTGTTCGGGAGTGTTGTACAATGAGTGATAAAGAGGACTACCTGACGTCGTACCGGGAGTTCTTCGAGAGTTTCGCGGCGACGGTGAACCCGGAGGACCAGCTGCCGGTGCACGTCGCCGGCTACACCATCACCGAGGCCGAGCTGCCGGGGGAGACCCTGTACTGGACCACACAGTACCTCACTGAGAAGTAAGATTTGTCACTAAGTATCTAACTATCGTTGAGCAGTGGTAGCATCAGGTATCGTGCCCGAATATCATCTGGAGGGAAAATAGTTGCAATGCCACTTGCAGTCTATGTTGTGAACTCTAGTAGCTTTAGGGCTGGCTTTATTGCTGGGAG is a window from the Plutella xylostella chromosome 10, ilPluXylo3.1, whole genome shotgun sequence genome containing:
- the LOC105385643 gene encoding fatty acid-binding protein; the protein is MPSIPGKYQHFKNEDIDDYFSAVGVPYLARKMMSMSSPLMEISLDGDKMTIKSTSMMRTIESTFTLGEEYDEKMPDTTLKSKTVIIGDDELLTESLIPDSEYKTKRHYKFTDEGVVVTLSHDKAARPAKRHYKRVN